CATGCCCCTTGGCAACGCAAAAGTCGAAAACTTTTCTGACGGGGAAATTTCGGTAAACTATTTTGAATCGATCCGTGGATCGGATATGTTCATTATTCAGTCCACCAATCCGCCAGGCGACAACCTGATGGAGTTGCTGATCATGATTGATGCTGCCAGAAGATCTTCAGCAGCAAGAATCACCGCAGTAATTCCCTATTACGGCTACGCCCGTCAGGACAGAAAAGATCGTCCCCGTGTCGCCATCACAGCAAAGCTCGTAGCAAACCTGCTCACCAAAGCAGGAGCACACAGAATTCTTACCATGGATCTGCATGCCCCGCAGATTCAGGGCTTTTTTGATATCCCGTTTGATCACCTCTACTCCAGTGTAATTCTGATCGATCATATCCGCGAAAGAGAATTTCGTGACAACCTCGTCGTCGCCTCCCCTGATGTCGGAGGTGTCAAACTTGCCCGCAAATTTGCTGAAGAGCTCGGTACCGACCTCGTGATTGTCGACAAACGCCGCCCTGCAGCCAACGTTGCTGAAGTAATGAACATTATCGGTGATGTTAACGGCAAAAACGTCCTCCTTGTTGACGACATGATCGACACTGCAGGCACCATTGTCAATGCAGCAAAAGCAATCCGTGAAGCTGGTGGCCTTAAAATCTATGCCGCAGCAACACACCCGATTCTTTCCGGACCAGCAATCAAAAGAATCGACGCATCAATACTTGAAAAGGTGATCGTAACCGATTCGGTCGTCACCAATCACGAATATTCAGCGAAAATTGAGACTGTAACCGTCAGCAATCTCATCGGTGAAGCTATCAAGCGTATTTACGAAGATGATTCTGTAAGCTGCCTGTTCGACAGCAAGAATATCATCGAAAAACTTACGAACCTTCATTAAACACAAGCGATAAAAGAGATAAAGGAAGAGCATGGAAACAATTGTATTAGGTGTAGAACCTCGCGTTATCAAAAAGAAAAATGCAGAAAAGCTGCGCAAGAACGGCATAGTCCCCGGTGTTATCTATCATAAAGGCGAAGAGACCATTGCTATAAGCGTCAATGAACTGGCACTCAGAAAATTGGTTCATTCAGCCGAATCACATATTATTGATCTTCAGTTCCCTGACGGAAAAATCAAACGTTCTTTTATCAAGGATGTTCAGTTTCACCCGGTTACTGACAGAATCATTCACACCGACTTCCAGCTCTTCTCTGCTGAGGAGATCATTGAACTCGAAGTACCGGTTGCTGTTTCCGGTGAAAGTGCCGGCGTTGAAAAAGGCGGAAAACTGCTGATTATCCTCCATGCGCTCACCATCAAAGGCAAACCGGAAGATATGCCCGACCACCTTGTTGTCGATGTTACGGCACTTGAAATCGGTCATTCAATCCATGTCAAAGAGATCCCCCTGGACGCCTATACCGGCCTGCAGATCATGGATGATCCCGACACTCCGGTCATTACCGTTCTTGCATCGAAAAAAGAGGCTGAAGCCACTCCCGAAGCGGCTGTCGCAACAGCAAGCTGAGAGCCTTTTAACTTCTGTTGACGAAACTGGTTCCTTACCATGCAAAGCTGCTTTTCCTCCCCGAAAAGCAGCTTTTTGTGGTTCAATGAAACACAGATTAACCGATAGCCACCAAAAGCTTGAAAACAGATCACAGCACACCATCACCCCTGCTGAACAAACAAACCGGTGCAGGAGAAAACCGATCACAAAAAGGAGTACGCATTTTTCTTTCGGCCACTCTCCTTGGCTTTGTGCTCATCCTGCTTATCCAGGCCGATCTTGTGCTGATCAGTTTTCGGTCACTCTTTACCGCAACAGCGCTCATACTCTCTGCACCGAAAGCATTCCAGGAGATCTTCAGCACCGAGATCCTTGAATTCTGGATAGCAGCCCTCTACCTTGTTGCCGTTCCGATCGTTCTGCTGCTCATTGCCCGAAAAAGATCATTACGCAAGAAAACACCTGAACTCCAAAAAAGCGAAGAACTGAGCATCGGCAAAATCAGCCTCAGGGCCTTCATGCGCCACACCATAGCTCTCTACGCTTCAGCCATTATTTTTCTCCTCTACTCGGCAGCATTCCTTGCTCCCTTCATCGCCCCCTTCAGCCCCTATGACCAGCAGGATTTTCTCGTCACCGCCTATCAGCCACCTCTCTCACGACTTGAGGCACTGATACTCCGCCAGCCAAAAAACCTGATCATCCCCCTGCAGAAAGGGAGCGGAACAACCGTTCAACTGGCCAACACTCTCATCAGCGATTTTCAGCTTCTGAAAACACGCAACGAACCCAACGCCATCCGATTTGTCAACGAATATCGCAGAGAGGGCAACAACGTCATCTACCGTCAGGGAATACGCACCAAAACCATCTCCCTCGCAGAGCTGGCTGGAGGCGGAAGAAGCAACAT
The DNA window shown above is from Pelodictyon phaeoclathratiforme BU-1 and carries:
- a CDS encoding ribose-phosphate pyrophosphokinase — translated: MAKPIKIFAGRSNPALAEKIAKYLDMPLGNAKVENFSDGEISVNYFESIRGSDMFIIQSTNPPGDNLMELLIMIDAARRSSAARITAVIPYYGYARQDRKDRPRVAITAKLVANLLTKAGAHRILTMDLHAPQIQGFFDIPFDHLYSSVILIDHIREREFRDNLVVASPDVGGVKLARKFAEELGTDLVIVDKRRPAANVAEVMNIIGDVNGKNVLLVDDMIDTAGTIVNAAKAIREAGGLKIYAAATHPILSGPAIKRIDASILEKVIVTDSVVTNHEYSAKIETVTVSNLIGEAIKRIYEDDSVSCLFDSKNIIEKLTNLH
- a CDS encoding ABC transporter permease, with product MKTDHSTPSPLLNKQTGAGENRSQKGVRIFLSATLLGFVLILLIQADLVLISFRSLFTATALILSAPKAFQEIFSTEILEFWIAALYLVAVPIVLLLIARKRSLRKKTPELQKSEELSIGKISLRAFMRHTIALYASAIIFLLYSAAFLAPFIAPFSPYDQQDFLVTAYQPPLSRLEALILRQPKNLIIPLQKGSGTTVQLANTLISDFQLLKTRNEPNAIRFVNEYRREGNNVIYRQGIRTKTISLAELAGGGRSNIAVTRTFILGTDQYGRDILSRVIYGSKISLSIGFLVVLISVTLGTIIGVSSGYFGGWIDALMMRIVDILIAFPALFLILIIIATFGNSIYLIVITLSFTGWMGVARIVRSQVLSLKEQEFILAAKSLGLSSMRIIFRHLAPNTLTPVIIAATLRIGSIILTEAGLSFLGLGVQPPTPSWGNIINEGRDSLLNYWWISTFPGIAILTTVVCFNLIGDGVRDALDPRMRG
- a CDS encoding 50S ribosomal protein L25/general stress protein Ctc; protein product: METIVLGVEPRVIKKKNAEKLRKNGIVPGVIYHKGEETIAISVNELALRKLVHSAESHIIDLQFPDGKIKRSFIKDVQFHPVTDRIIHTDFQLFSAEEIIELEVPVAVSGESAGVEKGGKLLIILHALTIKGKPEDMPDHLVVDVTALEIGHSIHVKEIPLDAYTGLQIMDDPDTPVITVLASKKEAEATPEAAVATAS